A single Carnobacterium inhibens subsp. inhibens DSM 13024 DNA region contains:
- the pheS gene encoding phenylalanine--tRNA ligase subunit alpha: MDLKDNLQVLSKEAVEKIEAAQNLKELDQVRITYLGKKGPITEISKGMKTVSPEERPVLGALVNEVRNKITSYLDTRKSVLEMEKINRDLASEAIDVTLPGSQVAVGQSHVLTQIMEEIEDLFIGMGYQIIEGPEVEEDSYNFERMNLPKDHPARDMQDTFYITNEILLRTHTSPVQARTMDKHDFSKGPLKMISPGKVYRRDSDDATHSHQFHQMEGLVVAKDITMGDLKGTLEVFAKKLFGSEREIRLRPSYFPFTEPSVEVDVSCFKCNGKGCNVCKQTGWIEILGAGMVHPNVLEMSGIDATVYSGYAFGLGPDRVAMLKYGIDDIRHFYQNDVRFLNQFKVKE, encoded by the coding sequence ATGGACTTAAAAGACAACTTACAAGTGTTAAGTAAAGAAGCTGTTGAAAAAATTGAAGCAGCTCAAAATTTAAAAGAACTTGATCAAGTACGTATAACCTATTTAGGGAAAAAAGGCCCAATTACTGAAATTTCAAAAGGAATGAAGACTGTTTCTCCTGAAGAACGTCCAGTTCTTGGAGCACTGGTTAATGAAGTGAGAAATAAGATTACTTCATATTTAGATACAAGAAAATCAGTATTAGAAATGGAAAAAATCAATCGTGATTTAGCAAGTGAAGCAATTGATGTTACTTTGCCAGGCAGCCAAGTAGCTGTGGGCCAATCGCATGTATTAACTCAAATAATGGAAGAAATTGAAGACCTGTTTATTGGTATGGGGTATCAAATTATTGAAGGACCTGAAGTTGAAGAAGACAGCTACAACTTCGAACGTATGAATTTGCCTAAAGACCACCCAGCTCGTGATATGCAAGATACTTTTTATATTACGAATGAAATTTTGTTGCGTACACACACTTCTCCTGTTCAAGCTCGTACAATGGACAAACATGATTTTTCAAAAGGACCATTAAAAATGATCAGTCCTGGAAAAGTATACCGTCGCGACAGCGATGATGCAACTCACTCTCACCAATTCCATCAAATGGAAGGATTAGTTGTAGCGAAAGATATTACAATGGGAGATTTAAAAGGAACGCTAGAAGTTTTTGCTAAAAAATTATTTGGTTCAGAACGTGAAATACGTTTGCGTCCAAGTTATTTCCCTTTTACTGAACCTTCTGTAGAAGTAGATGTAAGTTGTTTCAAATGTAACGGTAAAGGCTGTAATGTATGTAAACAGACTGGTTGGATCGAAATTTTGGGTGCCGGAATGGTTCATCCAAATGTACTTGAAATGTCTGGTATTGATGCAACAGTTTATAGCGGTTATGCGTTTGGCTTAGGCCCAGACCGAGTAGCAATGTTAAAATACGGAATTGATGATATACGTCATTTTTACCAAAATGATGTTCGTTTCTTAAATCAATTCAAGGTAAAGGAGTAA
- a CDS encoding CvpA family protein: MLMTVIIVLLLAIGAYSGARRGLILQLVLTIGYFISYLLAGKYYQTLGSHLELIVPYPSASESSQFVFYNQALGFDLDGAFYNGVAFILILFVGWLITRFVGGLLNSLTFIPVLKQLNALGGAILNVIVSYVAIFLVLFLLTMVPIDAIQEAFNTSWLARTIVEDTPVISAQLYNLWIETSLK; encoded by the coding sequence ATGTTAATGACAGTCATTATAGTACTATTGTTAGCCATAGGAGCTTATAGTGGTGCCAGAAGAGGCCTCATTCTCCAATTGGTTTTGACTATCGGTTATTTTATCTCATATTTATTAGCAGGCAAATACTACCAAACATTAGGTTCACATTTGGAATTAATAGTGCCTTACCCTTCAGCTTCTGAAAGTAGTCAATTTGTTTTTTATAATCAAGCATTGGGTTTTGATCTTGATGGAGCTTTTTATAATGGAGTTGCATTTATACTGATTTTATTTGTCGGGTGGTTAATCACTCGTTTTGTTGGCGGATTATTGAATTCGTTAACCTTTATTCCAGTGTTGAAACAATTGAATGCTTTAGGTGGAGCAATTTTGAATGTTATCGTTTCTTATGTTGCGATTTTTCTTGTTTTGTTTTTATTAACAATGGTGCCGATAGATGCGATCCAAGAAGCATTTAATACTAGTTGGTTAGCTCGTACGATTGTGGAGGACACACCCGTTATTTCAGCCCAACTATACAATTTATGGATAGAAACATCCTTGAAATAA
- a CDS encoding alpha-hydroxy-acid oxidizing protein yields MTETEKDVTIEHSLDNIQEASKSANQVPYKASEAEKPLNIINVFDLELEAKKVIPEGGYGYISSGAGDLWTIQQNIESFNHKLIVPRVLKNIENPDQRTSIFGTDLATPIIMAPVASHGLANAAAEPATAKAVAESGTIMTISSYANKPFKEISEAGAGAPQWFQFYMSKDDGINRDILDEAKANGVKAIVLTADATVGGNREADKRNGFVFPLGMPIVQAYQSGVGQSMDAVYGSSKQTLSPKDIEFIASYSGLPVFVKGVQTAEDALISLASGAGGIWVTNHGGRQLDGGPAAFDSLQTVAEAVDRKVPVVFDSGVRRGQHVFKALASGADLVAIGRPAIYGLALGGSQGVKSVFDHFKHELEIVMQLAGTKTVEDIKNTVLLDNPHS; encoded by the coding sequence ATGACAGAAACTGAAAAAGATGTAACTATAGAACATTCTTTGGACAATATACAAGAAGCCTCAAAATCCGCTAATCAAGTTCCTTATAAAGCTAGTGAAGCAGAAAAACCGTTAAATATTATCAATGTTTTTGATCTTGAATTGGAAGCAAAAAAAGTTATTCCTGAAGGTGGTTACGGCTATATTTCAAGCGGAGCCGGTGACTTATGGACAATCCAACAAAACATTGAATCTTTTAATCATAAGCTAATTGTTCCTCGTGTATTAAAAAATATTGAAAATCCAGATCAACGTACATCCATTTTTGGTACTGACTTAGCTACTCCCATCATTATGGCGCCAGTTGCTTCTCACGGACTTGCTAACGCAGCTGCCGAACCTGCCACTGCAAAAGCTGTTGCTGAATCTGGTACTATTATGACGATTAGTTCATATGCTAATAAACCTTTTAAAGAAATATCTGAAGCAGGAGCTGGAGCTCCACAATGGTTCCAATTCTATATGAGTAAAGATGATGGAATCAATAGAGATATTTTAGACGAAGCTAAAGCTAATGGAGTAAAAGCTATCGTATTAACGGCTGATGCAACTGTAGGAGGGAACCGTGAAGCAGACAAACGTAATGGTTTTGTTTTTCCTTTAGGCATGCCAATCGTTCAAGCCTACCAATCAGGTGTTGGACAATCAATGGATGCTGTTTATGGCTCTTCCAAACAAACACTTAGTCCTAAAGATATTGAATTTATTGCTTCTTATTCTGGATTACCTGTTTTTGTTAAAGGTGTTCAAACTGCGGAAGATGCTTTAATCTCATTAGCATCTGGTGCTGGCGGAATTTGGGTAACCAATCATGGTGGCCGCCAATTAGATGGCGGACCAGCAGCATTCGATTCATTGCAAACTGTTGCTGAAGCAGTGGATAGAAAAGTTCCTGTTGTCTTTGACAGTGGTGTTCGTCGTGGGCAACATGTCTTTAAAGCTCTAGCTAGTGGTGCTGACTTAGTTGCAATTGGACGCCCAGCAATTTATGGCCTAGCTTTAGGAGGATCTCAAGGTGTTAAATCTGTTTTTGATCACTTCAAGCATGAACTCGAAATAGTGATGCAATTAGCTGGTACAAAAACAGTTGAAGATATTAAAAATACGGTTTTACTTGACAATCCTCACTCTTAA
- a CDS encoding winged helix-turn-helix transcriptional regulator → MITIKDEEKSVACEARQKAICPKFEHTFAILGKKWMGLIIDVLLEGPQRFKDIAATIPNVSDRVLVERLKELEQEGLVARTVDPDATMRVAYSLTEKGQALKVVMADVQKWAYEWICVQEA, encoded by the coding sequence ATGATAACCATTAAAGATGAAGAAAAGAGTGTCGCTTGTGAAGCTAGACAAAAAGCGATTTGCCCTAAGTTTGAACATACTTTTGCTATTTTAGGTAAAAAATGGATGGGACTTATCATTGACGTGTTATTAGAAGGTCCTCAACGGTTTAAAGATATAGCTGCTACAATTCCTAATGTAAGCGATCGTGTATTGGTTGAACGTTTAAAAGAGCTGGAACAAGAAGGACTTGTAGCTCGTACAGTAGACCCGGATGCTACAATGAGAGTAGCTTATAGCTTAACTGAAAAAGGCCAAGCCTTAAAAGTAGTCATGGCTGATGTTCAAAAATGGGCTTACGAGTGGATTTGCGTACAAGAAGCTTAA
- a CDS encoding cell division protein ZapA, whose product MSKGKIRYKTTIAGRPYTIIGARPEEHMRSVSKMVNEQMQHIESLSKGLDPERRAVLVAVNAVSDQIEMQIKLEDMQKRVEELEKKLEKDQEMKTSDN is encoded by the coding sequence ATGTCAAAAGGGAAAATTCGGTATAAAACAACTATAGCAGGAAGACCCTACACGATCATCGGAGCTAGACCCGAGGAACATATGCGATCAGTGTCTAAAATGGTAAATGAACAAATGCAGCATATTGAATCATTATCAAAAGGATTAGACCCCGAACGTAGAGCTGTGTTAGTAGCGGTAAATGCTGTATCAGATCAAATTGAAATGCAGATAAAATTAGAAGATATGCAAAAAAGAGTAGAAGAATTAGAAAAGAAATTAGAGAAAGATCAGGAAATGAAAACAAGCGACAATTAA
- the rnhC gene encoding ribonuclease HIII, producing the protein MANEVLLVSKETLNDMKQHYTTYLKPSTPPGGLFAAKKGAVNITAYNSGKVLFQGAGSDREAAVWQKKATIVPAKNKPSSSINIPLPKGFSSWSVIGSDEVGTGSYFGPLTVVAAYVDQSQLGLLKELGVRDSKEMKDPEIIRVAKDLITFLPHSLLNVMPEKYNAIQPTMTQGKMKAVLHNQALGHVLTKISPQKPDGILIDQFELPATYFKHISDQPNQIKESVYFQTKGEGHHLAVAAASIIARYAFLKGLDELTAKSGLKIPSGAGSNVDLIAAKLLKKGGLPLLGKYAKLHFANTEKAKKISGLR; encoded by the coding sequence ATGGCGAATGAAGTACTCTTGGTTTCTAAAGAAACGTTAAACGATATGAAACAGCATTACACGACTTACTTAAAACCATCTACTCCTCCTGGCGGTTTATTTGCAGCTAAAAAAGGAGCGGTCAATATAACGGCTTACAACTCTGGAAAAGTTCTGTTTCAAGGCGCCGGTTCTGATCGTGAAGCAGCTGTATGGCAGAAAAAAGCAACAATTGTTCCAGCTAAGAATAAACCCTCTTCTTCTATAAATATTCCTTTACCAAAGGGTTTTAGTTCCTGGTCTGTTATTGGCAGTGATGAAGTCGGAACTGGAAGTTATTTTGGGCCCTTAACGGTAGTAGCTGCTTATGTGGATCAATCCCAACTTGGTTTGCTGAAAGAATTAGGCGTACGAGACTCAAAAGAAATGAAAGACCCTGAAATTATTCGTGTAGCAAAAGATTTAATAACATTCTTACCACACAGCTTACTTAATGTTATGCCTGAAAAATACAATGCCATCCAACCAACAATGACCCAAGGTAAAATGAAAGCTGTTTTACATAATCAAGCTTTAGGACATGTGCTTACAAAAATAAGTCCGCAAAAACCAGATGGTATTTTAATCGATCAATTTGAACTTCCAGCTACTTATTTCAAACATATCAGCGATCAGCCAAACCAAATAAAAGAATCCGTGTATTTCCAAACAAAAGGTGAAGGTCACCATTTAGCTGTAGCAGCCGCTTCAATCATTGCACGTTATGCCTTCTTAAAAGGTTTAGATGAATTGACTGCAAAATCAGGTCTTAAAATACCTTCTGGAGCTGGCAGCAATGTTGATTTAATAGCTGCAAAGTTGCTGAAAAAAGGCGGTCTGCCTTTACTTGGCAAATACGCTAAATTGCATTTTGCAAATACCGAAAAAGCTAAAAAAATCAGTGGTCTTCGCTAA
- the pheT gene encoding phenylalanine--tRNA ligase subunit beta, producing MNVSYQWLKEYLDLSNVTPEALADRMSRTGIEIEDVAIPETGLKKIVVGHAVEVVDHPDSDHLHICQVDIGEEELSQIVCGAPNIAAGQKIIVALPGSRITGNAKIKKGKMRGQVSNGMVCSLAELGFSEKVVPKKYADGIYVLPENAVPGEPVFPYLAMDDAILELSITPNRADALSMRGVAHEVGAIYDQQPKFPSFELTEDKTDSVENYIKVAVENSEDAPSYNVRIVKDVKIAESPMWLQTKLMNAGIRPLNNVVDITNYILLEYGQPLHAFDYDQLQSKEIVVRHANNGEALTTLDGEERLLTSEDIVITNGSIPVALAGTMGGLDSEIEDHTVTVAIEAAIFNPISVRKTAKRYNLRSESSSRFEKGINPATITTAGDHAAALMAELAGGTVVAGVASQSSLEVKDSIVSITLDKINRSLGTTISTEEVKVIFDRLGFKAEEKDGLFEVAIPPRRWDIDIEADLVEEVARIFGYDNLPSTLPISAAQPAALNDKQRLVRHTRRFLEGAGLSQAISYVLTTPEKAAQYMMRESEATQLEMPMSEDRSTLRMNLLSGLLDDASYNKARKNKDVMLYEIGRVFYKEVTQTLPVEEEHLAGVLTGSLLEKDWKGQPQKVDFFVMKGILEGLFAAYGLTEKVTFVSDNQREGMHPGRTAVLYLGEKEIGFAGQIHPLAAKEYDLDETYAFELNIQAIVEAEKEPTIYEAIPKFPGMTRDIALLVDETITNQQLVDLIYKKGGNFLVSVRLFDIYQGKHIEDGKKSMAYTLSYLNPTATLVEEEVSKAFDKVTNALVEEYQVVVR from the coding sequence ATGAATGTATCTTATCAATGGTTAAAAGAATATTTAGATTTATCAAATGTAACACCTGAAGCGTTGGCAGATAGAATGTCACGTACTGGAATTGAGATTGAAGATGTCGCTATTCCGGAAACAGGGTTGAAAAAAATTGTAGTAGGACATGCGGTTGAAGTTGTGGATCATCCAGATTCAGATCATTTGCATATCTGCCAAGTAGATATCGGTGAAGAAGAATTATCACAAATCGTTTGTGGTGCTCCTAATATTGCTGCTGGACAAAAAATCATTGTCGCATTACCTGGAAGTCGTATCACAGGAAATGCAAAAATCAAAAAAGGAAAAATGCGTGGGCAAGTATCAAATGGTATGGTTTGCTCTTTAGCCGAATTAGGATTTTCTGAAAAAGTTGTTCCTAAAAAATATGCAGACGGCATTTATGTGTTGCCAGAAAACGCAGTGCCTGGAGAACCAGTATTTCCTTATCTAGCAATGGACGATGCGATCCTTGAATTGTCGATCACACCTAACCGTGCGGATGCATTAAGCATGCGAGGAGTTGCCCATGAAGTTGGGGCAATTTACGATCAACAACCTAAATTCCCTTCTTTCGAATTAACAGAAGATAAAACAGATTCAGTTGAAAACTATATTAAAGTTGCTGTAGAAAATAGCGAAGATGCTCCAAGCTATAATGTCCGCATCGTTAAAGATGTGAAGATTGCTGAAAGTCCAATGTGGTTGCAAACAAAATTGATGAATGCAGGTATTCGACCTTTAAATAATGTAGTAGATATTACAAACTATATTCTATTAGAATATGGACAACCTTTACATGCATTTGATTATGATCAATTGCAGTCAAAAGAGATAGTGGTTCGTCATGCTAATAATGGAGAAGCTTTAACAACTTTAGATGGAGAAGAACGTCTATTAACTTCTGAAGATATCGTTATCACAAATGGTTCTATCCCAGTTGCTTTAGCAGGAACTATGGGGGGATTGGATTCAGAGATTGAAGACCATACAGTGACTGTAGCTATTGAAGCAGCTATTTTTAACCCGATATCTGTTCGTAAAACAGCTAAAAGATACAATTTAAGAAGCGAATCTAGCTCTCGTTTTGAAAAAGGAATTAACCCTGCTACTATTACAACTGCAGGAGACCATGCCGCTGCTTTAATGGCTGAACTTGCTGGTGGAACCGTAGTAGCTGGTGTTGCATCTCAATCATCTTTAGAAGTAAAAGATAGTATCGTATCAATTACGTTAGATAAAATCAACCGTTCGCTAGGAACAACTATTTCAACTGAAGAAGTAAAAGTGATCTTTGATAGACTTGGGTTTAAGGCTGAAGAAAAAGATGGTTTATTTGAAGTTGCTATCCCACCACGTCGTTGGGATATTGACATAGAAGCGGATCTAGTTGAAGAAGTAGCTCGTATCTTTGGTTATGACAATCTTCCTTCTACTTTACCAATCAGCGCAGCACAACCGGCAGCTTTGAATGATAAACAACGTCTTGTCCGTCATACACGCCGCTTTTTAGAAGGAGCAGGTTTATCACAAGCGATTAGCTATGTATTAACCACTCCAGAAAAAGCAGCTCAATATATGATGCGTGAAAGTGAAGCCACTCAATTAGAAATGCCTATGAGTGAAGACCGGAGCACATTGCGGATGAACTTATTGAGCGGATTGCTAGATGATGCTAGCTACAATAAAGCTCGTAAAAATAAAGATGTTATGCTTTATGAGATTGGTCGTGTGTTTTATAAAGAGGTAACTCAAACACTGCCAGTAGAAGAAGAACATTTGGCAGGAGTATTGACGGGTTCTTTATTAGAAAAAGATTGGAAAGGTCAACCTCAAAAAGTAGACTTCTTTGTAATGAAAGGAATCTTAGAAGGGTTGTTTGCTGCATACGGTTTAACAGAAAAAGTTACATTCGTTTCTGATAACCAACGTGAAGGCATGCACCCTGGTCGTACAGCTGTACTTTACTTGGGTGAAAAAGAAATAGGATTTGCGGGACAAATTCATCCATTAGCAGCAAAAGAGTATGATTTAGATGAAACATATGCTTTTGAATTAAATATACAAGCTATCGTTGAAGCAGAAAAAGAACCAACTATTTATGAAGCTATTCCTAAATTCCCTGGAATGACTAGAGATATCGCATTATTGGTTGATGAAACGATTACAAACCAACAATTGGTAGATTTGATCTATAAAAAAGGCGGCAACTTCTTGGTTAGTGTACGTTTATTTGATATTTATCAAGGTAAGCATATTGAAGATGGCAAAAAATCAATGGCTTATACGTTATCATATCTAAATCCAACTGCAACATTGGTGGAAGAAGAGGTTTCTAAGGCTTTTGATAAAGTTACAAATGCACTAGTGGAAGAATATCAGGTAGTCGTGCGTTAA
- a CDS encoding APC family permease has translation MEKKELKKEVSGLTALTVVVGTVIGAGIFFKPTAVYGASGAPGLGLLAWFVAGIITIAGGLTVAEIGTIYPQTGGMMIYLEKVYGRWVGFLVGWAQMIIYYPANIAALTIIFATQFSSLFALSDSTIVPVAIATAIFLMGINFLGTKYSGRIQTVATILKLIPILVIIVAGLLYPGGGAVRLVPFSVESHPVLTSFGSALMATLFAYDGWINVGTLAGEMKKPGKMLPKVIIGGLSIVMAVYLLINVAYLFVLDSNQLAGTDTPAALAASYLFEGIGGKLVTIGILISVFGGINGYILSGLRIPYALATQKMLPFSHWFAKINPKTNLPINGGILMLGIALLMILTGQFNQLTDLIVFVIWIFITLTFIGVLILRKTEPDIERPYKVPFYPIIPLIAIIGGLYIVFNTLIVQPQNAFIGIFFTLIGIPVYLYCKKKYGVPEKDQ, from the coding sequence ATGGAAAAGAAAGAACTAAAAAAAGAAGTGAGCGGTCTTACGGCATTGACCGTAGTTGTCGGAACAGTTATAGGGGCTGGGATATTTTTTAAACCAACAGCAGTTTATGGTGCATCGGGTGCGCCAGGACTAGGTTTATTGGCTTGGTTTGTTGCAGGGATTATTACAATTGCCGGTGGGTTGACAGTTGCTGAAATTGGAACCATCTATCCTCAAACAGGTGGGATGATGATCTATTTAGAAAAAGTATATGGGAGATGGGTAGGTTTTCTAGTCGGATGGGCTCAAATGATTATCTATTATCCAGCTAATATAGCTGCATTGACTATTATCTTTGCAACTCAATTTTCAAGCTTATTTGCCTTATCGGATTCAACGATCGTACCGGTGGCTATTGCCACAGCAATATTTTTGATGGGAATCAATTTTCTTGGAACCAAGTATAGTGGTCGAATTCAAACGGTCGCAACAATCCTAAAGTTGATTCCAATTTTGGTGATCATTGTTGCTGGATTACTTTATCCTGGGGGAGGTGCAGTAAGACTCGTACCCTTTTCGGTAGAGTCCCATCCAGTGCTAACAAGTTTTGGTTCTGCATTAATGGCTACTTTATTTGCTTATGATGGGTGGATCAATGTTGGAACATTGGCAGGTGAAATGAAGAAGCCAGGTAAGATGTTACCAAAGGTAATTATTGGTGGGTTATCCATAGTAATGGCTGTTTACTTATTGATAAATGTTGCTTATTTATTTGTATTAGACAGCAACCAATTAGCCGGAACGGATACACCAGCTGCTTTAGCTGCTTCGTATCTTTTTGAAGGGATAGGCGGTAAATTGGTCACAATAGGTATATTGATTTCTGTATTTGGTGGGATCAATGGCTACATTCTATCTGGTTTGAGAATTCCATACGCTTTAGCAACGCAAAAGATGCTTCCTTTTAGCCATTGGTTTGCTAAAATAAACCCTAAAACAAATTTACCAATCAATGGTGGAATTTTAATGTTAGGAATTGCACTATTAATGATTTTAACAGGACAGTTTAATCAACTGACAGATTTAATTGTTTTTGTGATCTGGATTTTTATTACGTTGACATTTATTGGGGTCTTAATTTTGAGAAAAACTGAACCGGATATTGAACGACCTTACAAAGTTCCTTTTTATCCGATTATTCCACTAATTGCAATAATTGGTGGATTATATATTGTATTTAATACCTTAATTGTTCAACCTCAAAATGCATTCATTGGTATTTTCTTCACGTTGATCGGAATACCCGTTTACCTGTACTGTAAAAAGAAATATGGAGTGCCCGAAAAAGACCAATAA
- a CDS encoding GNAT family N-acetyltransferase, which produces MIEVTFTKQKAFIREASIADLPEMVEIYNKAIIIGGVTCDIDVFTVEERKSWFESHQTEKYPLFVYEVDGKVAGYSHLSGYRVGRRAVEQVTEISYYVNSDYRKRGIGSKLVDHTLQQAKKIGYQNVMAMIVEGNGASEHLLGKFGFEQWGRMQKIADFNGVLHDHLYYGLKIN; this is translated from the coding sequence ATGATAGAGGTAACTTTTACCAAACAAAAAGCATTTATTAGAGAAGCAAGTATTGCAGACTTGCCAGAAATGGTTGAGATTTATAATAAGGCAATCATCATTGGAGGCGTCACTTGTGATATCGATGTATTCACAGTAGAAGAAAGAAAATCATGGTTTGAATCCCATCAAACAGAAAAGTACCCACTGTTCGTTTATGAAGTAGATGGAAAGGTTGCCGGATATAGTCATTTAAGTGGATATCGAGTGGGCAGAAGAGCGGTAGAACAAGTAACTGAAATTAGTTACTATGTAAATAGTGATTATCGTAAACGTGGAATTGGATCAAAATTGGTTGATCATACACTACAGCAAGCAAAAAAGATTGGCTATCAAAATGTTATGGCAATGATTGTAGAAGGGAATGGAGCTAGTGAGCACCTTCTTGGTAAATTCGGATTTGAACAATGGGGTAGAATGCAAAAAATAGCAGATTTTAATGGTGTTTTACATGATCACTTATACTATGGGTTAAAAATAAATTAA